CTCAAGGCATTATCACAttaatttcattcatcttcactaactgcTTGATTCTGGTCAGGGaagcggtggatccggagcctatcccggaaacactgtgtgagagaaatgaattaaccctggatgggacgccagtttattacagggcatcacacacattcatacacacatactcacacctAAAGTCAATTTAGCATACTCAGTTCACCTGCTGGTTtgttgggaggtgggaggaaactgtagaacccagaggaaccccacacagacatggggagaacatgtgaaactccatacaaacagtaacccaagctcaggatcaaaccagagagaccctggagctgtttACACATGTGCTATAGAGGCAGTGAAAAGAGCttagattttgaaattttttttaagtgctactGGATGGTTCTTTGAATAACGAAATGTTTTTTTAGCTTCCTGTTACAGGGTTCtgcatagaacctttaatgTTTACCCCAGTGGGACTAACCACAGATCTCTTAGGAGTTCTGAATGTAACCTTTTTTCAAAGCGTGTGCAGTATTCTGTTATCGCCAATTTACGTAGCAAACCAAAAAGCAACTCCTTTGCATGGTCTTTGTAGCGAAGATAATGCCCAGAATGAGGGTTTCACTCGTGTGGTGCCAACATTCCTGAAGACATGTCAGCCATATTTCAACTACTTGGAGTCTACCGCCCGCAACACTTCACCTGGCCAATCTCCACTGCCCCTGTACATACGCACCCGGGTAAGATCACATCAGACAGAAAGAATGCGCTTCCAAGAACTGTTTCTATCTAAAGTGAAGAACTGATACATACAGTCAGCTCCTGAATTATTGACAGGGTTGTGGGAAAAAATGTCTGTGGTGAAATAGCTTagtgaaaatatgagagaagtCTAACCTTTAACTGAAATACAATTATCCTAAGAAAAAACCCTATCCAAACCACATATCACAGTTATTAGCTCGGGATTTAGTACTTTGCCAGAATAACAGCATTGCATCTTCTGTTAAAATGATGATACTGGTAAATACAGAGCAAGGACATTAAGACAGTATTTATAACCTTACttagggtgccaataattttgagtTGACTATACATATTAAGGAGTCCATGGTGATTGCAGAGGTCCTTGTTTTTTCCTTGCTCACACTGAATCCAGCCACTGTAAAGTACAGCAATGTTGTTTCGAGATGCTTTATTCGTGTATCTCCAGATGAAACTTTCACCGTCTCTCGCCTGTCATTAACCGCAGCTGTTGCAGTTCTCTCAGCAACTGTGCAGTCGGCTGGAGCAGCTGGTATTAACATATGCTTCTTACGGTTACCTTTCTCTGGCTGAGACTGACCCGATGTGGTAAGACATCGTCCCTTTCTGTTTAGTTGTCAGTATAAGTTGCGATTATGTTGACAATGTTGATAACCTTGTTAGAAAAAAATTCCACTTTTGTTTACACAGCATTAGTTAACGCTACCTGTAAGTTCTTAAGGTCTGTCCTTGTTCTCTGATGTTGATACTAATGATACATTAGTAAAAATTTAGCAATTTGACTTTGCAAAAAGGATCCTTTGATGTTTGTGCTCATAATATACTTATTATGGTTTCCATATAGCAATGTATTCACTttactaagattttttttctctgctgtttTCCTCCAACATTATGAATAATTATCTGTTAGCTGTGTGatcatttaaaggtgcagtttgtgatGTTTCTGGGTTcacattactttaaaaaaagctCTTTCTTAGTGTCTCAATTCTGTAAATTCTGGGTTGGTTCAGATGACACTGCTCCCTAGTGGTCATCTTCCCCTAACTACTAGGAATGGTCTCCTCAACATTGAGTTCATCAAGTGACCTTAAATCAgtatggctgctcacagcatcagcagtaaacaatgTTGCaattcttacctttaaatgtcTTATTctgtatatactagtatttgTTTTGGAtccatcaacatacagacagatTTGCTTGTTAagtctataacactgactatacagttcattGTTTGGAGCAGGTAAAATGTACATCACGGTGGTAAAAATTACATAACTGCGAGCtccgacttcccacttctgaggtaagtcgaatgcagcatgaTTGAGCAGCTTTGTCTCAGACTGAAGGTGGAACTAATTTCGAAGCCAGAATATtataaacagaagcctgaaaacCACATGGCAATATTAGAAATTATGGTAGCTttaatagtattttattattatgggtctaatgacatttttatactttgcagactgcacctttaattgtttttgattGCTATGagacatggggaaaaaaaggtctCTTTGCAAACTGGGATCTGGGCCTTTATTGTTCTTAGCTTataggttttattttcttttcatttctctctcagtgtctctcatTTCTACATTGGCCAATGTCAGGTGGATAACATCAAGCTGTCAATCTTCCGTTACTGTCAACCTACCCCCTTCCTGGCCTTGACCAGTAACAGACTGTACAAACGCATGCGCTGGAACGTGGAGCGAAAGTTCGGGACAGAGGAAGGAGTagaagaggaaaagaatgaCAACAGGACAGAAGTGACACAAAAGATGGAAGGAGAACaggagacaaagaaagagagagggatggaagGCTACAGTACAGAGTAGTGAGTGAGGCTGCAAGAGGATAAAATTGCCTTACCGAAGTGTTTTCTATTTAATGACACAGGAAATAGTGTTTTTCAGAAGTACACTGTAAAGAAGTGTTTCAAAACATGCCGTATACAGGCTCTAAAATCCATTAGTTGTTTATAGTGGGCAGCTCTTTCACACAAGGAATATGAAAAAAGGCTTTGATTATCTAATTATTcagctctttctttttcagactAGCAAAATTCTTGTCAGTGATAATTGCACATATTCTGTAGATCGGAAAGACAGATTAGGCTGAACAAAACACTTCTGTTTTACTATAagcaaaacaaatataagatggTGTTCTTGAATATTCAAAGTAAAAATAGTGTTAAAAGTATCACAGCTGTGTTCCATAACATCTACTGGACAGAAAAACAAGCTCAATTTGCAATAATGTGGCGTAGTATATGATTATAGGAAATTCCTTTTCACTAGTGCCTTCTGTCCTGTTGTAGTTACTTCCTCTGCTATGAGGACGTCCACTTAGTGGAGGGAGAGGCACTGAGAgaacagacagatagaaggCCAGGGGAGGAAGCAGTATTGAGGATGTGGTCTGTAGGCAAGTGGGTACGGATATATCCAGACCCAGACACTGAAGACATCAATGACTGGTAACAGGCTCTCCACACAAAAACCATCTCTTTATAAGGACAACAGGGGAATTCATGACTAATTCTGAAACTCTCCTCATACAGTGGGTCATTTGTGCATATCTAACAATTCAGGGTTAAGGTTCTTGGGCCACATTCACAAAGCAGCGTTGTAGTGCTGTGGAGAATTAGCGTGATGGATTTTTAGGCTCACAGTGTGCTAAGCTGTCCATAATAATCAGATATAGACCTTAGTCTGACTCTGAAATGACcttgtataatttataaattttattcaaatttatgTGGAGTTTACTGTGTGAACATATAGCACAGGTGGAAAAATTGGCCTCACTGTGATACTTTGTGATACACTGTGTAGGGTATTGTGCACGATTCCTCAGGGTCAGTACAAGCCGCTGGTGTATCTGGGGGAGGAGGAGCCATCGTCCTGCATTGCCACAGACTGTCTGCTGGGGCTGCTGCTGTCTCAGGCTGATCAGAGCATCACACACCCCATCACTTAAGACCGACACAGCAAGAAGAGGATGCCAGCCAACCAGGAGTGACAACATCATTCTTACAAGTTCAGTAAGAATCCATTTTCGTTTTGCTGgactttcatttgtttttaaactcaAGTGTTCACATTTGTTTTATATCTTCTATTGTATGTTTTCGTATAGTATTTTGAGACAGTGTTTTATACATTACACTTGCCACTGCTGAAAAGACAACAGACGCCATTTTACCATCTACCAgtccagttttatttttttctttcagcaatGAAACAGACAAAGAGTAACATACACAGTCTGAAAAATAAGTTGAGCTGCCATGGTTTTGATAACATCTAcaaactaaatataaaaatacattccttcattttaaaataaattacaaaaatatacacaaagtaGTACAGAACAAAActaataattacatttccatttgTTGTGCAGAATGTTATCACAGTTCATATGAGTTTTTGGATTTAACTCTAATAATTCTGATccctttgtttttcattaatccctgattgttatatttacagtgaattattaaacaaacaagTCCAGCATGTCTGGCATACACTATTCCTGATCAATGCTGGCATCAAGACATGAACTTTTGTCATGACAGCAACAGTAGTACTAGTCTGAATATACTTGGAGACTTAATTCCCtgatttcagtgttcagtgactAAACTATTAGTGGAATCttgaatataaatttttaaaaaatctcaatacacagacaaaatgtaaaaagacatttctacaaatACCTATACTTACTGAAAACAAGACTTTAAATCTACTTTTATGGGCATCTACACACAGTTGTGACCCATTTGGATTGAGCATGCAGTGTCAAGGGCTACAACATTCCATCTGCACCCTTAAATTTAACCAAATCCTTTTGAGCTTTAAGGACAATTACAGTTACAGGGGGACAATTACAACATACAGGAATGACATTTCACAAGAAAGGGGCCATATAACATGAAACATTACAAGACCTTTTATAGAATTTGACATGTACATTTCCCGTCAGTCACAGTGTAGAATAATACACAAGATGGCAAAATCCATTCACACAACCTAAAATGACGGTCCTGATCTCAAATATTAATGAGGCACAAAGAGAGATTAAATATGGCTTTCGACAGTGTTGCCTACCGTTAAGGGTTTGGTCCATCACTGCATCAGAACAGTTCAAGATGATACAACCAGGTTTTTGTATCAAATTGTGCTCATCAATATTTACCATAATCAAAACTGCATTCCAGAAATATTAGTAGCACCATAACGCCGCTCCCCCCCTTTCCATTTTAGTGGAATTACTGTATAATGATACCAATGTTTCTAGTCTCAGAGTATTCATCTTGATTAAGTCCTTAACATTTCATCCGATAGCTCAATTTCCTGTAAACGACTTTCCCCATTAGCATCAATATACTAAAAATGCCTTATGTCTTCCTATGTATTGCTGATGCCTTTCATTCCTTCATAATTTGACCAGTTAGCTGGTATCAACCTCAAGACTATTCCTTTACTTTACTTAAAATACAGCATCAGTTAAAACTTAAATtaacagagaaaatgaatcTTGGCTAATCACATTAATGCTTTAGAACTTATTGCCAACATTATTAGTTAATTCTAAATCATTTCAATTAACTTCCATGCTTAATAGTGCAATCTTACTTGCATGCAAGCCATCAAGAACATTGTCTGCAAACAAGGCAAGAAGTGCCTTCTACTCTGTTCTACCCAGCTACATGATAAAGGAAAGACTGCCAGATACTTGCAATAATCCGATCAAGTAAATGGCTCGCTGACTCAGAGAGCTGGTGTGATATGGCATGGCGGTCTAGCAGAGGCGGGCAAGTACAAAATGAATTACCATAATAAACTGTTAGCGCGTCAGTGCAGTCTATTTCTGGCTATCCAGTAGAATTAGGTGGAGACATGGGGAGAGTGTACACAGGAGAAAATTACAGCATCATTGTGAACAACACtgacagttttcacatgaataGCGTTGAGTGTTACGAAATTTATGGTTCTGAAAAATTCACTTTCAGAAATTGCTGCTCGCAACGTAAAAACGGAATCCTGTAGATGCTTCTCATTCCTACCCTCTACATCCTACAGCTGTAGTTGTTATTTTTTAGTTTGCTTACCCCAACAGTAGGCCTTAATGATGAGTCTC
This Pangasianodon hypophthalmus isolate fPanHyp1 chromosome 26, fPanHyp1.pri, whole genome shotgun sequence DNA region includes the following protein-coding sequences:
- the c26h19orf67 gene encoding UPF0575 protein C19orf67 homolog isoform X1 — its product is MAEIELAREELVEKLSFIETYNTEEIQKEADCSAMAPSVGEEANCMEAQLASCPFSTDLKLMDNKLYPIEEQLQYLLRKADEFQNRLVYSEDNAQNEGFTRVVPTFLKTCQPYFNYLESTARNTSPGQSPLPLYIRTRLLQFSQQLCSRLEQLVLTYASYGYLSLAETDPMCVSHFYIGQCQVDNIKLSIFRYCQPTPFLALTSNRLYKRMRWNVERKFGTEEGVEEEKNDNRTEVTQKMEGEQETKKERGMEGYSTEYYFLCYEDVHLVEGEALREQTDRRPGEEAVLRMWSVGKWVRIYPDPDTEDINDWVLCTIPQGQYKPLVYLGEEEPSSCIATDCLLGLLLSQADQSITHPIT
- the c26h19orf67 gene encoding UPF0575 protein C19orf67 homolog isoform X2, whose protein sequence is MAEIELAREELVEKLSFIETYNTEEIQKEADCSAMAPSVGEEANCMEAQLASCPFSTDLKLMDNKLYPIEEQLQYLLRKADEFQNRLVYSEDNAQNEGFTRVVPTFLKTCQPYFNYLESTARNTSPGQSPLPLYIRTRLLQFSQQLCSRLEQLVLTYASYGYLSLAETDPMCVSHFYIGQCQVDNIKLSIFRYCQPTPFLALTSNRLYKRMRWNVERKFGTEEGVEEEKNDNRTEVTQKMEGEQETKKERGMEGYSTEYYFLCYEDVHLVEGEALREQTDRRPGEEAVLRMWSVGKWGIVHDSSGSVQAAGVSGGGGAIVLHCHRLSAGAAAVSG